Genomic segment of Psychrobacter sanguinis:
CATCAGCTCAGCATAACGCGCGCGGAAAGGGGCGATTTCATCATTAATTTTTTCAAATAAAATCTGTTTGGCATCTCCCCAAGCGATACCTGCTTCAAACTGGCCACGTAGATCAGCAATTTCAGCAGGCGTAGCAAATGCTTTATAGATTTCAAACACCACTGAGTCGTCTGGATTTTTTGGATCTTCAGGGGCTTGTGAGTTGGTCACAATCTGCATGATGGCTTTACGCAATTGTTTTTCTGGGTCAACTTGTGGATTACCGTCGCCAAATAAAGGAATGGTATTGCCATAACTCTTACTCATTTTACGGCCATCAAGACCGGTCAGTAACGCCACATTGTCATCAACCACAGCTGAGGGCAGGGTAAATAGTGGCTTGTATTTATGATTGAAAGTACCCGCAATGTCACGTGCCATCTCAACGTGTTGGATTTGGTCACGGCCGACAGGCACATGAGTGGCATTGAACATCAAGATATCGGCAGCCATTAATACTGGATAGCCGAAAAGGCCCATAGTGACGTTGTGGTCGGCATCTACGTCATTGCTTAAGTTGGCATCAACCGCAGCTTTGTAAGCATGGGCACGGTTCATCAAACCTTTAGAACATGAGCAGTTCAAAATCCAAGCCAGCTCTGGAATTTCTGGCACATCAGATTGACGGTAAAAAACCACTTTTTCAGGATCTAAACCGCAGGCAAGCCAAGTTGCGGCAATTGCTTTAGTAGACTCATGGACCTGTTTTGGGTCAGAGCATTTGATAATGCTGTGATAGTCCGCCAAAAAGAAAAACGATTTGTCCTCTTCATTGTTGCTGTTTTGCGCCGATTGAATGGCAGGACGGATAGCGCCCACATAATTACCTAAATGAGGAATCCCTGTGGTAGTTACGCCCGTCAAAGTACGTTTTGGCTGATTGTTTTCTACTAAGTTTGAATTGGCTTCTGATGCGCTCATAAATTACTCGACTTTTAGGACTTTTGTGTTAAAGGGTATAGAGAATATTTTATCGGCTCAGTATAACAAATAATCACTGTTTTTTAGATTTATAGTGACGATTCGTCTGCTTTAAAGGTAGTGGGTCATTATGATTTTAGAAGTTATGGGTAAGAAGCTATGATTAAACCAATCATTAATTGTTATAAATGGCTCATTTCACTATTGCTATTTGATTAAATGTATAACATAATTTTTGGGATTCGCGTATTTAGGGATGAATTGCGTGAAAGAAATTCTATCCATCCTACCTCAAGCTTGGCTATTCAACGGCAACTCTACAGCCATTTATCACCAGTCGCCGTAAAACCACCCACTTCAGGGTGTGGATATAAGGCGACATACACTGTCGTAAGAAGCAGTTAAAGGGTTGTAAGTTAAAATTAATCTTGCCATACTGAATATATGAAAACACTCAAACTACGCATCAAAGACAAACATGCAAACCAGCTAAACAAACTAGCTGGGAGTGTTAACTATGCGTGGAACTATGTTAATGCGTTAAGCTTTGAGCATTTAAGACGCACAGGTAAGTACTTTTCAGCTTATGATTTAAGCCAATACACCAAAGGTAGCGGTGAGTATTTAGGTCTACACAGCCAAACCTTACAAGCCATTAACGAGACTCATGCTAAATCTCGCAAGCAGTTTAAAAAAGCGAAACTTAACTGGCGTACTAATAGACCTGATGCCAAGCGTAAATCATTGGGATGGATGCCTTTTAAGAAATCTGCTATCAAGTATTTGCAAACAAGGCAGACAGGTAAGAAGGCACTTAAATCAACCATACAGCTATCCTTATCTAAAGGTCAAAAGCTCATCATCGATGTATTCGATAGCTACAACCTAAGCCTATATCAAATTAACACCTTAGAGATAGTACAAGACAGTCGTAATCGTTGGTATGCGTGTATCACCGTTCTCTGTACACGACAAAAACAAAAAAGCTGACTAAGGACAAGGCATAATAGTAATTTTTCTTACGAACCACACTATGCCAAACCTTAATCAGCTCATAAATATATTATCGCAAAACCTAACCATGAACAAGGCAAGATTGACGTGTTTAGGCTTAATTACTCTAGCGATAATACAAGTACAAAGTAGTAACCTCAAACAAATAGCAAGAGGATTTGTCAAAGGTAGGACAAACAGTAATTACAGACGGCTACAACGCTTCTTTGCACAAGTTGACATAGACCAAGACCAGTTAGCCAAATTCATCTATCAACTCTTTGACTTAGACGAAGTCATCATCAGCATAGACAGAACCAACTGGAAATGGGGTAAAAAGAACATTAACATCTTTTTGCTCAGCGTTGTTCATCAAGGAATCGCTATTCCCTTATACTGGACACTACTTGATAAAAAAGGTAACAGCAATAGTAATGAGAGATGTGAGCTCATACAAACGTTCATCAACACCTTTGGCGCAGACAAAATACAGTATGTATTAGCCGATAGAGAGTTTGTTGGCAAAGAGTGGTTTCAATGGCTAAATAAAGAGCAAATAAAGTTTTGCATTCGCATCAAACACAACACCCTAGTAGCCAATCATCAGGGTAAATTGGTACAAATAAAGACATTGTTACGTCATCTATCCCCTCATGAAACGTTTATGTTAGCCAGAGCTGTTCCCGTATATGGCGTTAAAGTTCGTCTATTTGCAAAGCGTGATACTGACAACGATTATGTCATCATAGCGACCAACAATTTAGATCATACGGATGCTATGGCTCTTTATAGCAGACGCTGGGAGATTGAAACCTTGTTTTCTTGTTTTAAAGGACGAGGGTTTAATCTTGAAGATACGCATCTTACACAGTTGGATCGGGTAAGTAAGTTAGTGGCGGTTTGTGCGCTAGCATTTTGTTGGTCATATCGCATTGGGATTAAAACTGTACAGCAGCACCCTAAAAGACGAAAGCTTAAGAAACATGGTCGACCTCAGCAAAGTTTGTTTGCTATTGGTTTGGATGTTTTGATTGATGGTTTGCGTGAGTATTTCTTTGCTGGCAATCGGCGTGTGTTTGAGGTTCTAATAAGTTATTTGTCTCCTAGTCCACGACCTTTGAGACTTTGAGCATTTTTGTCGTGTACAGAGACATCAGCATCTACATAGGTATACACAGCTTCTGCATAGGTACCATCTTGAAAAAAGGCAGTGGTGTCTTGGCCTGAGCGGTCAAGGCCGGCGGCGTGAGATAAACTAGCTAAGGGTAAGGTTAAAAGAGCAAGCGTAAGCTTAGAGATAGGGAACTTTTGTGACATTTGGAATCCTCCATGAAAAATTAATACCCAAATTTCTACTCTCATAGACAACTATGACGAGTTTGAATATTTGGCCATCCTGTGCCAGGAATACGGTATATTCTAAAATCTATGTCGTTATATTACAAGTGTGTAATACAGCGTATATACTTGTATTAATAATAGTTAATATTTCATACTATAGTCATAGCCCCATAAATAAGATACACTGATAAGATGGCATATTCAAAAGACTACAGACAAATGATATTAGACAAGCTTGACGAAGGTTACAGCTATCGAGAGCTTGCCGAAGAATATCAAATCAGTACAACGACAATTCAGCGTTGGAAAAAGAACATTGAGCGTAAAGTTTACGTCTATACTGTTTACAAGGTGGATAGCGATCGGCTTAAAGCAGATGTTGAGCTTTACCCAGATGCTTATCAAATAGAACGAGCAAGACGTCTTAACTGTAGCCAAAGAAGCATCAGTCGTGCACTGAAGCGACTTGGTATTATTCAAAAAAAAGACACTGCATCATCCTAAATCAGATGAAGAAAAACGTCAGTTATTCGCTGAGCAGTTAGCCCAGCATGAAAAAGACAACTGTCCTGTCGTTTACTTAGATGAAAGTGGCTTCAAGGCACATGATTACAGACCTTACGGCTATGCCAAAAAAGGTGAGAAGTGCTTTGGCGAGCATAACTGGCAACTAAAAAACCAAACCAATGCTATAGGTGCTATTTACAATAATCAGTTATTCGCAGTAGGTCTTTACGACTGTAGTGTTAATAGTGATGTATTCCATAGCTGGGCTCAGCAACTGTTATTACCACAACTTCCCCTTAATAGTGTGATCGTTATGGATAATGCAACTTTCCATAAGGGCCTTGATATTCAAAAAACCATTGAAGATTCAGGACACACTATTCTATGGTTACCGCCTTATAGTCCTGACTTAAACCCTATTGAGCAAACTTGGGCTTGGGTTAAGAAAAAGCGTCAAGATTGGGGAATAGATTGTATCGATACGTTATTCTTCTATTTTCTTTGGCTGTGTGACTGTTTTTAAGGGCTATGACTATAAAGCAACCACTCTTTTGGCGATTTCTCACAATACAAAAAAAGCAGCCATAAGGCTGCTTTTTTATAATTCGAAAAAAATCAAGTCTTTACTTATCTTGATAAGATAGCTTAACACCCAGTGCAAAACCGTCGTTATCTTCGAAGTTACCTACGATGTTATCGTTAGGGATTTTACCTTTGGCATCACCGAACATTAAGTATTTACCACCCGCTGAGACTGCCCAGTTTTTATTAAAGTCGTACTTAGCACCTAGACCCACACTATAGTAACCTTCAATTGGACCTAGTGAAGTAACTGGGTTGCCCGCACCACTGTCCCAACCTACTGTTCCAGATACAGCTAGGTTATCAGCCACACGCTTAGCCAGACCTAGCTCAACCTGCCATTGGTCATCAGCATAATCAACTAAGTTTAGACCTTCAGGATAAACACGCTTAGTAGATTGGTTGTAAACTGGTGGGGTAATCGCAAAGTCACTCCATGGCACCCAGCGTACTTTAGCGGTTGCTAACGTGGTTGGGTTAATACCCGTTTGGAAGTCAAAGTTTACTGATTCTGGTGTAGTCACTTTCATTTTACTAACAGCACTTGATTCCTGACGAAGACGCTCTAGTAGAGGCATTGTTTCAGCAGCGTCTACGTTATGATCAATTTCAGAGCGGTAAGTTAATGCAGCCTTCAGGGCGATTTCAGGCTTACTGTATTGCAAACCTGCAACCCAACCATAATCGGTATCTGGATTAACATTTAAGTTATAGCCTGTCGCAGCTTCATAGCCCATACCACGCAGTTTAACATCAGCTTTTAAGCGCTGAGCGACTGGACCACCATAAACTTGAAACTCTTTGTTTTGACCAAACTTCATACCCACTAGACCAGTTAGGCTTTCGGTACGAACTTCAACTTTAGTCGCTTCACCTACAGTATTTGCTTCAACTTCAGCAGCCCCTAAAACCGCACCTACCTGTGTTAAAGCGTCAGTTAACTCTTTAGGAGGCTTACGACCTGCAGCGATTTCAGCTTTAACAGCTCCTTCAAGTTCACTATATTTCTGTTGCGCCTGAAGAGCATTCTCAAATTTACCACCAGAAATATGATTTACTGATGCATTCACATCACCTTGAGCAACAAAGATGTTGTTACCAGAGTAATCAGCAGCGGCACCCCAAGGCTCATCATATAACACACCAATACTGAAAGTATCGTCGATGTCTGTTTTTACACCATAGCGGAAGAAGTCATAGTCTTCAGCGATATCCTTGATCTTATTACCACGTACATCTTTACCAGTTACATCGGCATCAATATAGGTGTATACGGTTTCAGCATAGGTACCGTCTTGTAAAAAGGCAGAGATATCTTGGCCAGAACGGTCAAGACCAGCAGCAGAAGCAACGCTTGCAACAGATAAAGCAGCAACGGCAGTAACAAGAGGTTTGATAATAAAAGTAGAGCGCATTAACTTCTCCAAAATTCCATTTATAGGATGGGCACTAAGGTTTTATGATTAGGCTTTTCACGAAATGTGAAATCATAAAACAGAGGGATAGACACTAATTATTGTTGGGTTACATTTCAACCACTAAATAATTGATTACCAGCAATACTACTTAAAGAAGAAATAAATTGCAACACTTTGATATATTTATAACTCTGCACACGACAAAAAAAACAAAAAAGTCTATTAAAGCAAAGGCATAATAGTAATTTTTAAGACGAATCAGACCATGCCAAACTTTAACAGACTTAGTGAAACTTTAACCCAAAACCTGAGCATGAACAAGGCAAGAATCAATTGTTTGAGCCTAATGATAATAGCCCTGATTACTGCTCAAAGCAGTAATCTTAAAAAAAATAGCAAGACACCTTCCTAAGGGTGGCAAGACCGACAGCCACTATCGCAGACTACAGCGATTTTTTGCCGAAGCGAGGATAGACTACGATCAACTGGCTTTAATGATATATCGACTATTTGGACTAGGCAAAGTCACCTTAACCATTGACCGCACCAACTGGAAATGGGGTAAAAGTAACCTCAACATCTTTATGCTAGGGGTGGTATATAAAGGGATAGCCATCCCCTTATACTGGCAAATGCTAGATAAGCGAGGTAATACAAACCATCTTGAACGCTGTGAACTTATTGAGCGGTTTATCAAACAATTTGGCAAAGATAACCTTGAGATGATAGTAGCAGACAGAGAGTTTGTTGGCGAAAAATGGTTTAACTGGCTCACCAATAATCACATACCCTTTGCCATACGGATTAAGAAGAACAGTAAAGTTAAGAATCATCATGGCAAGCTGGTACAGATTAAAGAGTTATTTCGCCATGTTAGCCATCAAGAAACATATCGACATGGGCGAATACTGACTGTCGATGGTTGTTTGGTTCGAGTATTTGCCAAGCGTGATAAAGACTACGGTTTAGTGATTGTCGCAACCAATCAACTAGAAACAGTGGATGCGATGACAAGCTATGCTAAGCGTTGGGAAATTGAGACTTTATTTGCTTGTCTAAAGGGCCGTGGCTTTAATCTTGAAGATACCCACTTAACCCATCTTGATCGGGTCAGTAAATTAGTTGCAGTGAACGCCTTAGCATTTTGTTGGGCTTATCATGTCGGTATTTATAAAGACAAAGATAAGCCGTTAAAACGCAAGTTGAAGGCAAACGCTCGACCTCAAGCCAGTTTGTTTGCGCTTGGCCTGGATGTGTTGATTGAAGGCCTTCGCTTGGTGTTTTTTAACAATGATAAGACTGTCTTTCGACAGTTAGTTAGCTTTTTACCCCCTAAACCTATGAAAATAGGGTGGGGATGATTTTTTTGTCGTGTGCAGAGTATTTATAATTATTTTCTACACAAGATCTTCTGACTTTTCATTAACTAACTGAAGTTACGCAAAGACCTAAACAAACGCTATACTACCACCATGAATAAAGACATGATTGACTTATACACAGACTATCAACTCAGTAGCTTTGGTCAAACCACAGCCACAGGCTTATCGGCGATGATGGAGGGTAGCATCAGTCATGATGCTGTGACCAGATTTTTAACAAATAGCGAGTACACTTCAAAGCATCTATGGCAACAGGTCAAACCGACCATACGTGATATAGAAAACGAAGACGGTGTACTGATATTTGATGACACCATACAAGCAAAACCCCATACCAAAGAAAATGAGACAAATTGCTGGCACTATGACCATACGACAAACACCGCAGTCAAAGGCATCAACTTACTGAACTTTTTGTACCATTGTGAGGGTGTCTCGATACCAATAGCCTTTCACATTGTCACCAAACCGATTTGCTACAGTGATATCAGTACTCGAAAAACCAAACGCAAAGCCACGATAACCAAGAATCAGTTGCTAAGAGACATGGTTGATACCGCTTGCCACAACCAAGTTAAGTTCCGTTATGTGCTGATGGATTCATGGTTTACCAGTAAACAGACATTAAAGCATATTCGCAAAAAAGATAAGCATGTAATCGCAGCCCTTAAATCCAATCGTTTAATCGCTCTGAATCTACAAGACAAAAAACAGTCTCGTTATCAGCGAATTAATGAGATAGGACTACCAGATAAAAAAACCATGACAGGCTATTTAAAAGACTACCCACATGAGGTTGTCTTTATACGCCAAGTCTTTACAAACAAAGACGGTAGTTTAGGTGTGCTATATTTGGTATGTACTGATTCACAACTCCCTGCTGATAAGATCATGAGTCTTCATGAAAAACGCTGGGCAATCGAAGTGTTTCATAAGTCACTCAAGCAAAATGCCAGTTTGGCTAAGTCGCCTGCCTATTCTAAACGGGCAATGCACAATCATGTGTTTTTATCTATTTGTGCTACGGTTAAGCTTGAATGTTTGAAGTTAACCACTAAATTAAATCATTTCGCACTTAAAGCTAAACTTCTTGTCGCGGCTTCAAAAGCGGCTTTCGATGAGCTGACTTTGCTTAGGGCTGCGTAACTTCAGTAACTAACTTAAATCCGCTATGAAGACAGAATAAATCCTAAGCTGCGGCTATCAATAGTGTGGTGGTACTTCTGAAGCAGCATCAAAAGGCGCTATGCCTGAGTCACTGATCCTATTTAATTGAGCATACATTAGCTGCAATTGACGCTGCATATCTTGAATTTGCTTATCTTGTTTGGTGATCACCTGATCCAAACTATCTACCGTGAGCTCTAAGTAGGCCACGTTAGACTGTAAATCGGCTATTTGCTGCTTTAAGTGATGAACACCCTCGCCGGGGTTCTGTGCTGAATTTGACATGGATTTCTTCTAAATATATAGATAAAAGAGGACTGGCCCTACCCTTGTACAAAAACCTAATGACTTTAAACTCATGACAATTAAATACGCCAAAAGGGAGGCCAAATACGATGACAGGTTATGATTCGCTGTCTGCGTGATATACTGTACTCAATTTTAACATGTAGTAGTTAAGAACATAACTTATAAAATAATGGTAATGATACATTTATGGCACTTATTAATTTAAAAAACATTCATTTAGCTTTTGGCGTTGCGCCTGTTCTTGATGGCGTCGACTTAAGTATTGAAGCCGGAGAGCGCGTCTGTTTGATTGGCCGCAATGGTGAAGGCAAATCTACTCTATTTAAACTTATTGATGGCAGAATCGTTCCAGATAGTGGCGAAGTAGTTATTAATAGCAGTGTCAAAGTTGCCATGCTTGAACAGGATGTCCCTGAAAGCAGTGGCCGTATCCTAGACATCGTTATGGGTGGCGACAAAAAGACAGTAGATTTACTTATCGCCTATAACCAGAAGGCAGATGAATGTGCGTCCGGTGATATGGATGCCTGTGAAGCCATGTCCAATCTGCAGCATGATATTGATGCAGCACATGGTTGGGATTTAGAGCGTGAGGCCCGTCAAATTATTACCACAATGGGTTTAGATCCTGAAGATGATTTGTCGTCACTCTCTGGGGGCCGTAAACGCCGTGTGCTTCTTGCCCGCTCTTTGGTTACTAAGCCTGACATTTTATTACTCGATGAGCCAACCAACCATTTAGATGTGGCCAGTATTGAATGGCTAGAGCAATTCTTAAAAGATTGGCAAGGTTTAACGCTACTTTTCGTTACCCACGATAGGGCTTTCGTTGACAAACTGGCAACCCGCATTATTGAGTTAGACCGTGGTAAGTTGTCAAGCTATGACGTGACCCAAGGTGCTGGCGGCTATGCACGCTATCAAGAGCTAAAAGAACAGCAACTACTGGCTGAAGAGAAGAATAACGCCAACTTCGATAAAAAATTAGCGCAAGAAGAAGTTTGGATTCGTCAAGGTATTAAAGCACGCCGCACCCGTAACGAAGGCCGCGTCCGTGAGTTGAAGCAGCTTCGTGAAGAACGTAGAAAACGCCGTGAGCAAGTAGGCAATGTCAACATTACCATGACCAGTGGTGATAAGAGTGGCAAACTGGTCTGTAAAGTTAAAGACCTACATCTTGAGTATGATGGTAATGTGTTGGTAGATAACTTTAGCACTACCATTATTCGTGGCGATAAGATTGGTATCATTGGCCCTAATGGTGCGGGTAAAACTACCTTAATTAAAGCCATCTTAGGTGAGTCAGATGATCAAGTTATTAAAAGAGGCACGGTCACTTTAGGTACCAACCTAAAAATTGCATTCTTTGATCAATTACGAGATCAGTTAGATTTAGAAGCCAGCGTGGCTCAAAACGTCTCTGAAGGTTCTGACTTTATTGAAGTGGGTGGCAAAAAGACCCATATCATGAGCTATTTGCAAGACTTCTTGTTTGCCCCAGAGCGCGCTCGCACTCCGGTTAAAGCATTATCTGGTGGTGAAAGAAACCGTGTATTATTGGCCAAGCAACTTCTTAAGCCTGCCAATATCATGGTACTTGATGAGCCCACAAACGATTTGGATATGGCAACGCTTGAGCTACTTGAAGAAGCGGTTGCTAGCTTCGACGGTACCATTCTTTTAATTAGCCATGACCGTGCCTTTATGGACAACGTGGTGACCTCGACTTGGGTATTTGACCAAGACGAAGAAGGCAATGGTATCGTTAAAGAGTATGTTGGCGGTTATCAAGATTATTTAATACAGAAAAAGCGTGAAAACAGCTTTGGCTCTAAGACGTCTGCTACAGCGAACAAATCCAATTCTGATAGAAAGTCCAGTAAAGATGAGGCCTCATTTACAGCTGACAAAGCATCAACAGCGCCAAAGCGTAAGCTTAGCTATAATGAGCAAAGAGAGCTTGACACCCTACCTAAGCAAATTTCTCAATTAGAGAAAGAACAAGCCGAACTTCAACAAAAGCTGGCTGATGGCTCATGGTTTACAACAGACCTAGAAGCCGCGACTGCCGCCAGTGAACGACTTGCTGAGATAGATGAAGAGCTTATGATTAAGTTAGAGCGCTGGGACGAGTTAGACAGCTAAGTCAGCCAACGCTAATAGCTACCCACAAACCATTCTTTTGGTTATTTTAGTTGCAGCCGGTTCGTTTAATACAGCCGGCTCTTCTAACTATGGTGATACTCTATGAATGTTCCTATTCCCCCTGCTGATGACCCTAAACAACAAAAACCTAATAAGAGTTATGTTAATTCATCAGTACAACATTACACCCCTCAAACAACAGCCAAACCTACTGCGTTAGAGACTCCCTTAACTTCTCAACCGCCTAAACCTGTGACTACTCTAGAAGGCATGCCAACCATCAGTGAGAACCACAAACAAACCTCAGTGGCTCCCAAAAAACCTTTTGAAATGGCATTTTTGGCCCCTCAATACTGGGGGATTTGGCTACTCTTGGCGATGGTATTGCCGTTGATTTATTTACCGCTACGTATACAGTTCTGGATTGGGCGCAAGTTAGGCATTGCCCTTTATCATCTATCCAAAAGCCGTAGAAAGGATACTTTGGTCAACTTAGCATTGGCATTCCCAGAAAAAGCAGCTGAAGATCGTGAACTTATGGCCAAACAAGTATTCGTGAATCAAGGTATCGGAGTCTTTGAAACACTCTGTGCTTGGTTTCGTCCTGATGTCTTCACTCGCACTGTGTCTATTTCAGGATTACAGCATCTGATAGAGGCCAAAAAACAGGGCAAAGCGGTACTGTTATTGGGTGGTCATTATACGATGTTAGATTTAGGCGGTCGTTTATTTACTCAATTCTCTGCGGTCGATTGTGTCTATCGTCCCCAAAACAACAAGTTATTAGATTGGTTTATTTATAATGGTCGTCGTCATATTTTTGATGAGCAAATTGACCATCATAATATGCGTAAGTTAGTAAGCCGTATTAGAGAGTCTCGTGTGGTTTGGTACTCACCTGATCAAGACTATGGTCTAAAACATGGGGTTATGGCCCCGTTTTTTGGGGTACCTGCCGCTACGGTTACTGCGCCGAGACGATTGGCACGCATGGGAGATAAGTCTAATCCTCTAGCAGTAATGGCATTACATACTTATAGACAAACACCTGACAATCTGCCTCGAGGTAAACGTCCGCATTATCACTTGAGCATCACGCCAGTCATAGACAACTACCCTACTAATAATGAAGTGGCGGATGCGACGCGTATAAATGAGATATTAGAAGGTCTAATTCGTATCGACCCCACTCAGTGGATGTGGTTTCATAGACGCTATAAGCATCAAGAAACAGGCCGTAATACTTATTATAAATAGTAGTTTGATTGTTTAAATTAATTGGTTTAAGTTGAATTATTTAGCGAGTTCTGTTTACTATGATTTGGGTTGTGAAAACCATAAAAAAGCCGCCCTCATTGAGGGTAATACCAGTCAGTTAAGGCAAAAACTCAATAAAAGTAATAAAATAGCCCATCTAATAAGTAGATGGGCTATTTGGTGGTGGTTCAAAAAGTAGGCTAACATTAGACATACCCATGATTGATGTAAAAGAAAGCTAAATCAAAGGCTTTAAAGTGATTTTCCAGTTTTTTAGAAAAGTTACAACTTCGTCTAAATGCTCGCCTTACTCGATGTCTGATAGTGCAATTATTACCTTCAATGCCGACCGTGAAAAACTTGCCAATGACTTGGGTAAAGCCCTTAAAACCAGTAACAAAGCTATCCCAGGTATCACTAGCGATTTTAGCACAACTTACGCCTAGCGCTTGCAGTTTAGCTTTAAGCTTTTTGACAGTGTTAAGGTCTCGTTTTCCCCACACATAGGCAACAATTTCACCTGTTTCACGGTGATAGGCATAAATTAGCCATTGTTTGTTGGTCTTTTTACCTACGAATGTCCAAAGCTCATCGACTTCAAGACAGTCGTATTGCGTTTGCTTGGGGGTTATTTGGTAGTGACACTTTTTTAGGGTGGCTAGTACTTTGCCTTTGCTGATTCTCTCAACGCAAGCGATGTCTTTTATGCCACTGCCTCGAACCATAAGATGTCGTATTTTGCTATCTTTTTGGGAGTGACAGCCTTGGTACGTTAAGGCATGGTCGCCAATAAACTGCCGCCTGCAGTCTTTGCATTTATAGTTTTGTTTACCTTAGCTTTTGAAACCATTTTTCTTTATATTGTTACTTAGACAGGCTGGGCATTTGATATATATAGTGAAAGAACTTAAAAAATGTTACAAAGCCAA
This window contains:
- a CDS encoding ATP-binding cassette domain-containing protein → MALINLKNIHLAFGVAPVLDGVDLSIEAGERVCLIGRNGEGKSTLFKLIDGRIVPDSGEVVINSSVKVAMLEQDVPESSGRILDIVMGGDKKTVDLLIAYNQKADECASGDMDACEAMSNLQHDIDAAHGWDLEREARQIITTMGLDPEDDLSSLSGGRKRRVLLARSLVTKPDILLLDEPTNHLDVASIEWLEQFLKDWQGLTLLFVTHDRAFVDKLATRIIELDRGKLSSYDVTQGAGGYARYQELKEQQLLAEEKNNANFDKKLAQEEVWIRQGIKARRTRNEGRVRELKQLREERRKRREQVGNVNITMTSGDKSGKLVCKVKDLHLEYDGNVLVDNFSTTIIRGDKIGIIGPNGAGKTTLIKAILGESDDQVIKRGTVTLGTNLKIAFFDQLRDQLDLEASVAQNVSEGSDFIEVGGKKTHIMSYLQDFLFAPERARTPVKALSGGERNRVLLAKQLLKPANIMVLDEPTNDLDMATLELLEEAVASFDGTILLISHDRAFMDNVVTSTWVFDQDEEGNGIVKEYVGGYQDYLIQKKRENSFGSKTSATANKSNSDRKSSKDEASFTADKASTAPKRKLSYNEQRELDTLPKQISQLEKEQAELQQKLADGSWFTTDLEAATAASERLAEIDEELMIKLERWDELDS
- a CDS encoding LpxL/LpxP family acyltransferase, encoding MAPKKPFEMAFLAPQYWGIWLLLAMVLPLIYLPLRIQFWIGRKLGIALYHLSKSRRKDTLVNLALAFPEKAAEDRELMAKQVFVNQGIGVFETLCAWFRPDVFTRTVSISGLQHLIEAKKQGKAVLLLGGHYTMLDLGGRLFTQFSAVDCVYRPQNNKLLDWFIYNGRRHIFDEQIDHHNMRKLVSRIRESRVVWYSPDQDYGLKHGVMAPFFGVPAATVTAPRRLARMGDKSNPLAVMALHTYRQTPDNLPRGKRPHYHLSITPVIDNYPTNNEVADATRINEILEGLIRIDPTQWMWFHRRYKHQETGRNTYYK